In Coleofasciculus chthonoplastes PCC 7420, the genomic window TGCCAGTTTTTGCATCGCGGTGGGATCAGTGGTACTCGCTTGGAGGATGTCTGGATTAATGCCCAGATGACTTAATACCGTAGCGCGGGAGTCAAATTGATTCCAGAGTCGAAAGCCTTCGGTGAGGGCATTGCGTTGGCTACCTTGTCCCTGGTAGAACTTCGGTATACGCTCGACAAAGGCAATTAGCGCCGGATCAATAATATCGAGATCTTCTTCGGGGGAGGCACTTTTTTCCAAAGACGCGATCGCTTCTTCTCGGGTTCGCAGTTGACGCCATAGTTGACTTAGGCGCAGCAATGCCTCTCTTTGATGGGGATAACCGCTATAGTTGGCAGACACCCGTCCCATAAATTGCTTCAGGGGAATATCCAATAGGGATTCATCCTCACGCGCTGATTCCACCTGATCCGTTGGCACTAACGAGGCAATCGCCGCATCCCGTGTATCCAGTTCCCGCCACACTCGCACCCCTTCGACCAACGCATCCCGTTGATGAGGTAATCCCCGATAATACTCTGGCAGTCGATCCACAAGTGTCAGTAAGGCTTTATCCAGATAGGCAAGGTTTTGGGGCAGGTTTTCACTGTTGAAGTCGGCGGCTAAATCCGCCAGATACGCTTGTTTAAGGGACTCAAAGTTACTCGGTTCTAAACGTGCCACATAGGGTTGACTAGCTGGCGGTACATATCCCCTAGCCACGTTTTGCAGGAACTCGTCACTATAGCGTCCCTGTTCGGACAGCCATAAATCACTCCCTTGTTGTCCCTGAGCAATTAAACTATCAGTCAGCGATCGGATAGCATTAGCAGCATATTGCACTTGTTCGGGGAATGTATCCACCTGATCGGGTGATACCCGATTGGCAGGCGAGATGCCTAATCCCGTTTCTCCATCAGCAAGCGTCGGAGACGAATGAACCTGATAAAGAGCCGCCAAAATTGGCTTGTGAATTCCCGCTCGTTCGGCGGCTAGAAGATAATAATAATTCCGTTGGTCTGGTGAGAGTATTGTCATGATAAATTTTGATCACCCAAGATATAGCAACCATTACACAATAATCTTTGACATCCTCCCCCACTAACCGCGTCACGGTATAGTAGGGGATTCCCAAAAAAGGTCATCAAAAAGTGATAATTGCACATATTCTCCCTTTTTGGTTCGGTTCACCCAAAGGTAGCGATGTCTCCTTCCTTTTGGGAGTCCCTGTTGATTCAGTGATAACCCAAGATATAGCACTCATTAATCTATGGCTTTTTTATCGATGAACTCAGCAATAGCCGCCCATTGCTGGAAAACGCTACGTCTGATTGCCACGGATATGGATGGTACGCTAACACGACAGGGTAAATTTAGTGCCGATTTGCTGCAAGCGTTGGAACATTTAAGTGCAGCGAATATCCCGGTACTGATTGTTACAGGGCGTTCCGCAGGTTGGGTCAGTGGTTTGGTGAATTATTTACCCGTGCAGGGCGCGATCGCAGAAAATGGTGGGTTATATTATCCAGCCGATAAACAGCAACCTGTCTTTTTATCCACAATTGCTGACATAACCACTCATCGCCAACAATTAGCCGATACCTATCAACGCCTCAAATCCGAATTTTCCCAGATTCACGAATCGGCTGACAATCGCTTTCGTCTCACCGATTGGACGTTTGATAATCGCGATCTCACCACCCATCAGCTAGAACGCCTTAACACCCTATGTACGTCAATGGATTGGAGTTTTACCTACAGTTCGGTACAGTGTCACATTAAACCCAGATCTCAGGATAAAGCGATCGGCTTAATCCAAGTGTTACGCGACCATTTTCCCCAGTATCAACCGGAACAAGTGCTGACAGTGGGTGATAGTCCTAACGATGCCAGTTTATTTAATCCCCAGCTCTTTCCCCTATCGGTGGGCGTTGCTAATGTTTTGGACTATACCGATGAGCTGGACTATAAACCCGCTTATGTAACCGTCGCTACAGAAGGCGATGGATTTTGTGAGTTAGTAGAGTACCTGCATCAGGTAGGAGGGTAATTGCTCCCTGACTCTTGACAAATGACATAAGACAAATAACAAATGACAAATGACAAGGTGTAGGAGCAACATTTATGGTGCTGGTTGTCCAAAAATACGGTGGAACCTCGGTTGGGTCAGTTGAGCGGATTCAAACCGTCGCCCAACGCCTATTTAAAACAGTTCAAGCGGGTAACTCGTTAGTCGTCGTCGTGTCAGCCATGGGTAAAACGACGGATGGGTTAGTTAAACTGGCGCACGAAATTTCCGCCAATCCCAGCCGTCGGGAAATGGATATGTTGCTCTCCACCGGCGAACAAGTTTCCATCGCGCTGCTAGCGATGGCGTTGCAGGAATTAGGACAACCCGCGATTTCTCTGACTGGCGCACAAGTGGGTATTGTCACAGAAGCCCAATATAGCCGCGCCCGTATCTTTAGTATCCACACCGAACGAATTTCTCGACATCTAGACGAGGGTAAAGTGGTTGTGGTAGCGGGGTTTCAAGGAATCAGTAGTCTGACTGACTTAGAGATTACCACTTTGGGACGCGGCGGATCAGATACCTCAGCCGTGGCGTTAGCGGCATCATTAGGGGCAGATCGGTGTGAGATTTACACGGATGTTCCGGGTATTTTAACCGCCGATCCGCGCTTAGTCTCCGATGCTCAACTCATGGACGAGATTACCTGCGATGAGATGCTGGAATTGGCAAGCTTAGGGGCGAAGGTACTGCATCCCCGTGCGGTGGAAATTGCTCGCAATTATGGGATGCCTTTGGTTGTATTATCCAGTTGGACGGATGATCCGGGGACGAAGGTGATTTCTCCTACGCCACAACCGCGTTCGTTAGATGATTTAGAAATAGCTCGATCAGTGGATGCGGTAGAATTTGATACCGATCAGGCAAAAGTGGCAATGCTGCGGGTTCCGGATCATCCCGGTGTCGCCGCCCAATTATTTGGAGAGATTGCGGGTCAAGAGTTGGATGTGGATTTAATTATCCAGTCGATTCACGAGGGGAATACGAATGATATTGCCTTTAGTGTAAGTAAGGGTATTCTCAAACGGGCTGAAGCCGTCGCCGAAGCGATCGCACCCGCGTTTCGTAGCCCGACTAATCCCAGTGATGATGAGGCGGAAGTCTTAGTGGAATCAAATATCGCCAAAATCGCGATCGCGGGGGCGGGAATGATTGGACACCCTGGTATTGCGGCGCAAATGTTCACCACCTTGGCAAATGCGGGGATCAATATTCAGATGATTTCCACCTCTGAGGTAAAAGTAAGCTGTGTGATTGATGCGGCTGATTGTAATCGCGCGATCGCGGTTTTGTGTGACCAGTTTAATATTAAGAGTTCCCCTGCCCGTTTACCGATTTCTGATAATGTAGAGACGCGCCATGGCGCGTCTCTACATTCAAACCCCGTCCGAGGGGTTGCCCTTGACCAAAATCAAGCCCGTTTAGCCATTCGTTATGTTCCTGATCGTCCAGGTATGGCAGCTCGCATATTTAGTATCTTAGCCGAGCAAACCATTAGCGTGGATATGATTATTCAATCTCAGCGCTGTCGAGTAATTGATGGAATTCCCACACGCGATATTGCCTTCACCGTCGCCCAAGCTGAGGCAGAAAATGCCCAGAAAATTCTCCAAGAGGCAGCACCTATTTTAGGATACGGCAAGGTTCTCCTGGATGCCGATATTGCTAAAGTCAGTATTGTGGGTGCAGGAATGATTGGACAACCCGGTGTAGCCGCGCGAATGTTTGCCGCCCTTTCTCAACACAAAATCAACATTCAAATGATTACCACGTCGGAAATAAAGATTAGTTGTGTAGTGAATAAAGAACAAGGGGTGACAGCATTACAAGCCATTCACCAAGCATTTGGTTTAGCCGGAAATCAGCAAGTTGAAGTTCCCGCATAGGAGTGTCCATTTTATTTATGTTGTCTGCCTTATCTCTTTTCTCAGGTGCAGGTGGGATGGATATTGGTGTCCGTCAAGCTGGCTTTGAAATACTAGCCGACATCGAAATTGACCCCTACTGCTGCAAAACTATCCGCAGCGCAATGGACAGAGAGAATCTGAGAACTTTGCTGATTGAAAAAGATATCAAGCAAGTTGATCCGTCTCATTTAATCAGAGAGTTAACGATACAACCAGGGGATTTAGATTTACTCTTTGGTGGTAGTCCTTGTCAAAGTTTTTCTCAAGCTGGCAAACGTGGCTCTTTAAATGACGAGAGAGGCTTACTTTTGTTTGAGTTTGTTAGACTTGCTAAATATTTTCAGCCTAAATTTATTGTAATTGAACAAGTTAAGGGTATATTGAATGCTCCAGATAAGTCGGGAAAGAACGGTGGTGTTTTTGAAAG contains:
- a CDS encoding aspartate kinase — translated: MVLVVQKYGGTSVGSVERIQTVAQRLFKTVQAGNSLVVVVSAMGKTTDGLVKLAHEISANPSRREMDMLLSTGEQVSIALLAMALQELGQPAISLTGAQVGIVTEAQYSRARIFSIHTERISRHLDEGKVVVVAGFQGISSLTDLEITTLGRGGSDTSAVALAASLGADRCEIYTDVPGILTADPRLVSDAQLMDEITCDEMLELASLGAKVLHPRAVEIARNYGMPLVVLSSWTDDPGTKVISPTPQPRSLDDLEIARSVDAVEFDTDQAKVAMLRVPDHPGVAAQLFGEIAGQELDVDLIIQSIHEGNTNDIAFSVSKGILKRAEAVAEAIAPAFRSPTNPSDDEAEVLVESNIAKIAIAGAGMIGHPGIAAQMFTTLANAGINIQMISTSEVKVSCVIDAADCNRAIAVLCDQFNIKSSPARLPISDNVETRHGASLHSNPVRGVALDQNQARLAIRYVPDRPGMAARIFSILAEQTISVDMIIQSQRCRVIDGIPTRDIAFTVAQAEAENAQKILQEAAPILGYGKVLLDADIAKVSIVGAGMIGQPGVAARMFAALSQHKINIQMITTSEIKISCVVNKEQGVTALQAIHQAFGLAGNQQVEVPA
- a CDS encoding D-Ala-D-Ala carboxypeptidase family metallohydrolase: MTILSPDQRNYYYLLAAERAGIHKPILAALYQVHSSPTLADGETGLGISPANRVSPDQVDTFPEQVQYAANAIRSLTDSLIAQGQQGSDLWLSEQGRYSDEFLQNVARGYVPPASQPYVARLEPSNFESLKQAYLADLAADFNSENLPQNLAYLDKALLTLVDRLPEYYRGLPHQRDALVEGVRVWRELDTRDAAIASLVPTDQVESAREDESLLDIPLKQFMGRVSANYSGYPHQREALLRLSQLWRQLRTREEAIASLEKSASPEEDLDIIDPALIAFVERIPKFYQGQGSQRNALTEGFRLWNQFDSRATVLSHLGINPDILQASTTDPTAMQKLAAELDRELISFVGKIPKDYKEEDNQRESLIRLVQLWRDLPTRNQAVQSLLDDQKRMNEARRQAQEAPPKPTPVVIPKRPERWTPYNIQLLAPIIPDGNFTWAEATHGGTRMPPNQATVDAMIRIAKLAQRARDRIGRPFIVTSWYRPPHINRAVGGAKYSRHLVGDAIDFVCEGLSGNQVYWSLEPWWPGGLGRYSRFPNLCHIDARSYRARWRH
- a CDS encoding HAD family hydrolase — protein: MNSAIAAHCWKTLRLIATDMDGTLTRQGKFSADLLQALEHLSAANIPVLIVTGRSAGWVSGLVNYLPVQGAIAENGGLYYPADKQQPVFLSTIADITTHRQQLADTYQRLKSEFSQIHESADNRFRLTDWTFDNRDLTTHQLERLNTLCTSMDWSFTYSSVQCHIKPRSQDKAIGLIQVLRDHFPQYQPEQVLTVGDSPNDASLFNPQLFPLSVGVANVLDYTDELDYKPAYVTVATEGDGFCELVEYLHQVGG
- a CDS encoding DNA cytosine methyltransferase, giving the protein MSILFMLSALSLFSGAGGMDIGVRQAGFEILADIEIDPYCCKTIRSAMDRENLRTLLIEKDIKQVDPSHLIRELTIQPGDLDLLFGGSPCQSFSQAGKRGSLNDERGLLLFEFVRLAKYFQPKFIVIEQVKGILNAPDKSGKNGGVFESLKNKLEELGYRFRQQILNSADYGVAQLRERVFIVATRIKPSFRFPLPTHSKFDSQLSLFPPPREKPLTINALIRIYS